The DNA segment ctgtgctgacagctcagagcctggagcctgcttcggattctgtgtctccccttctctctgcccctcccctgctcacgctctgtgtctctctgtctctcagtaataaataaacgtttaaaaaaaaaaaacgtgatgTATTGATTTTATAACTAAAGCAACTTCATGTGAGGGGAAAATGTAACGATTATTTGTGTCACTCTAATGGAAACACCATTTTAAAGAAACGTTTTATTGTGAGTTGTAGCAGTATATATGGAAAAGTATATAAAGCATAAGTCTATAGTGTAATGAACATGTATAGGTAACGTCACTCTTCAAAGCCACCCTCTATTACGTGATTGATGCTATGGAATCCCAGGAATCCCAGCTGGAGTTAGAGCCCTCATCCTCAgtgaatcattatttttttaccaACGGTCCAATGTCAAGCAACGACCTCTTGGAGGAGATGTAAAGTAGCTatgaaagagagggaggtagagaggagCATCCCATCACTAAATAAGAAAGCTATAAGCCAATAATAAAATCGTTGCTCTTTTGGGACCCAGACCATGCATGAGTGTGGAGAAGGTGAGGCTTTGGGGAATATATGGAAACCTTCGCATAGAATATagaagaataggggcgcctgggtggcgcagtcggttaagcgtccgacttcagccaggtcacgatctcgcggaccgtgagttcgagccccgagtcgggctctgggctgatggctcagagcctggagcctgtttccgattctgtgtctccctctctctctgcccctcccccgttcatgctctgtctctctctgtcccaaaaataaataaacgttgaaaaaaaaatttgaaaaaaaaaaagaatatagaagaatAAAATGCAGGTAAGACCATGGTTTATGATTTcggggtggggaaggggatggTCATACACCTTGTTGAGATTTTAATGGAAGCTACGGACCCTCCATAAAATTCACATAAGCGCATACATGCTAAATTTTACATGCAATTTCAGAGACAGTCACAAAGTCCATGACGTTAATAGACCCTGTGTTGCAAAATACCTCTGGAAAAAGGAATGTAAGATTTTCTGCTTCTCAGAGCATTGAACGACCTACATACAGACAGGTAGCCAATCTAACTGGCAGAGGCTTGAATGCAAAACAGAGTGCTGCAAAATCAGATTAGGGAGGTAAACTACCAGACAAGGAACCCCAGGCCACCACGTGACTCATACAACACACACTTTCTGATGGCAACTGGCACTCTGAGATCACAGGACCCAAACTGGTCATTCCAGTTGCTACAACGTAGGCTGAATTCTCCACTGCCATATGCCTTGGACCTGGTTATTGGCTGGAGGGGGGATTCCTGTCCCCCAGGACCCTCACAAATATTTCCCATTGCAGTTCTCTGCTGGACAAATATGATCAATCTTAAAATGATGGAGCTGGACTATGATTGGGGTGTAGAGTGGAAAGATATGCAACATCATTTTAAAGAGAGGCTTAATTTGGATCTTCAGCAAGCCCATTGAAAGAAAGAACTGGGATTGCTACATAGAGCCCAAGCTGAGATTGCTAAGCAGTACAAGTCCCCCCTGGGCGAGTGTGGAGGCAGCAGCAGAAGTCACCCGTGTGAAGCTGAGGCATTCAGAGTTGGCTCCAAGTGAACATTAGTGACATAAGtgcaatggttttcttttttaagtttatttattttgagagagagagagtgcacacgcacaagcgggggacaggcagagagagggacagagagagaatcccaaacaagctctgcacagtcagtgcagagcccgaagcagggctcaaacccatgaacctcgagatcatgacctgagccaaaatcaggagtcagaaggctgactgagccacccaggcgccccagtgcaaTGGTTTATAAGCCACAGTGCCCCCTTGGAAATGACACTAAAAGGCAAATTCCTAAGGTTGGACAAGATTTGCTATTGGCAAACAATGTCCAGGCTGATCCAGCCAACATAGGAGCCTGCCCTCAAGCAATTtcctgagtttaaagatcaaagAAAAGTGGGTGGGGGCAGAACTTTTACCTGGTACGCCAATACCACTTGAAAGTGAAATAGAGATGATAGGACTCTCGAAAGGGAAACTCTTCAGGACGACTCGAACTTAGGAAGCCAGACTTAAAGTTCAGGGGGGTAAGCCACCAGACACAGAAGCTCAGGCACCGTGTGACGAGTATAACACACTCTCTGATTGCAACCAGCACCCTGAGATCACTGACAGGACCCAAGTGGTCATTCTAGTTGCAACAACGTAGGATAAATTCTCTGCTGTCTGTGCTTCTTTGGCAAAATCTGGGACCTGGCAATTGAGACCCAACTGGACCCAGTTGCAAGGCCCCAGGTGATCTGaatcctccccaccctcccccaccctcatcccTGCCCACTCCAGCTTCATCTTGCACCTGTAGCAAATTTTCCTTCCAGTCTTAATGGTCCTTGTCCATCTCCCTAAAAGCACCATGTTCCCCCTTTGCTGCAGAGGTTCCATATATGCTGTTCCTCTCTTTACCTACTTaattcctcatttttcagatgtcAGCTATCACTTCCCCCACGAAAACCCTCTCTGACTTCAGGCACCGACCCAGATTCTGCAGTCTCCCTTAACCTCCATTTTGGAACACATCACATATTTGCATAAATGTTTGTCTCCCTTCCTGGACTGAAGTTCCATGAGCTAGTTCTCAAAAATGGAAACTTCagcaatatatttttacaaaCTTTTATCTTGAAAAAGACTTTAAGGTGGCAAAAACAGTACAGAGTTCCCAATATACCTTGCACCTAGCTTTCACTAATGTTAACATCTTCCATAACCCTAGTGCAATGACCAAAGCCAAGTCATTTACAGTGGTGAAATTCTGAACTCCACTCATCTCGTGGTTGATTTTCATCCTGCTCTGGCTATGAGGAACATTATTATGGTTCTAAGAGCCACAGTTACACAAAAAGCTATAGTCAGAACTGTCCCACCCCCTTCATCCTTTACACCCTATCGTTTCTCCTTCTTGTCACAATATTCCTACCTACCCCCTGTACATAACTAATCTCTTTAGTTTCTGGCTTATCTTAGTTTCTACAAATGAGCAAAcgcatttgtatttatttctaccCAACCCTTCTTTCTTACATGAAAAGTAGCACATTACACTTCTCTGTACTGTGCCTTTGCACTTAACGATATATCctggaaataactcaaaatggattcaaagatcttcctccttcttttctatAGCAAATAGTACTCGGTGTGGACATGCTATGTTCAGTCACTTTCTCATAGACATTTGCATTTCCAAGATTTGCAATCACAACGCTGCAGTGAATCATCTCATGCAGGTGTATTTTCGTCTTGTTGGAGATGTATCGTAAGAGGAAATTCCCAGTGCTGGCATGTTGGGTCAAAGagcaagcacttttttttaagtttgttcattgacttttgagagaggcagcaggggaggggcagagagagtgggcaggatctaaagcaggctgtgtgctgacagcttagagcccgatgccgggcttgaacgcaggaaccatgagaccatgacctgagccgaagtcagatgcttcaccgactgagccacccaggcgccccaagagtggcGCTTTTGAAGTTTAGTTAGGTTGTCAAGGGTCATACTactttgcactcccaccaactgTGAAGGGCCTGTTGCCCTATAGTTTTCCCAGAAGTGTGGTTGTATTTGTGTTTTCATCAGCCTGAAAAGTGATTCTTTCAGTattgttttgatttacatttctctcatcATGGGCAAGTTTGCACATTTTTCATGCGCAATTTTTACATGGGCCATTTTTACATCTTAGTGTATGTGAGATAGAGAAGAGttgtttatttaggtcttttctcaattttttccGTCAGGTTTTTAGTCCTTTAACTGTTTAATTCTTTATATAGTAGAAATATCAGCCCTTTGTCCATATgtgctataaatattttcttccagtcttttgaCTTTATGGTATTTCTTGCTGAGGGAATTTTCTAGGTCTATGTAGTCACATGTATCCATCTTTTACCATCTCTGGAGTTTTCACCTGTTTTTAGTACAGGTATGGTTTCATCTTCTGACTTTTAGACCCTGGATCCCTTTGGAGTTTATTCTGCATACGGTGTGAAGTGTGAATCTAATTTCAACTTTTTCCAAGTGGCTTCCCAGTCGGCAcagcaccatttcttaaaaattctctcttgCCTATGATTTAAGATTTCTTGCCTCCTCCCGAGAACTGGGGGAGCATTTGACCCAAGAGCCTGGCATGAAATGGAAACATTAACCAAGCTCATGAGACTCCATTCTGAGATCTGAACTAAAGAACAACTGTGAGAATAAGACCAAAAAAGGCCAACAAGGGAAAAGGCTGGAGAGGTCACCGAGTGACaggaaagcaaaaaagcaaaccAAGGAAAGTTGGATGGTGATGATGCAGAACGAAGCAGAAATACCAAGCAGCtcaagaggcagaaacagaagAGACGGTCCCCGGGATCGCCTGGGCTCCGCGACAAACCTCCCTGGCAGGAACAGCTCACCACAGACAAGCTGCTAAAATGCCGAGATGTGCTCCATGGACAAATACACGGCCAAGACAAAGGAGGAATTGTCAGCAAGTTAAAAAGGTTTATTGCCATTCCGGGCTTCAAATGAGCCCAGAAACTGGGGGTGATCTGTGGGTCAGTAAGTTGTCATGGAGGACGGGACGATGGACGAATCCAGGCACCTGATGTGAGGCCACCGTTCTTCGCTGGATCCTTGCTCTACAGAGCAGCTGCTGGTGGGTTCCAGCTCTTTCAGTGTCTGCCCCACTCACCCTGACAGCGCTCCCAGGCTGGGGCAGGCTGCCTCACGATCCCCGCGGCTCACAGCTCGGAGAGGCTGCGTCCCCGTCCCCTAGCGCTGGAAGAGGCTGCTCCGTGGGTCAGACACTATCGGTTTGTAcacatggagggagggagagacggtACAGGACGAGCGGTCTCAAGACTGAAAGGGCAGGGGGAATGCAGGTTTGTACATCAGAGGTCACAAACTGGCCATCCGGGGCCAGATTTCCCCACTGACAAGTCTGTTTGGCCCTTTTGGCGTGCACagtgtcttaaaaaataattagttgCCAATATTTAAAAACTCTAAGATTTCATATAAAAGTCTGGATTTCTGGCCTCGCcggggggtttgggggggggggatggaattGAGAATATTTGGCAATACTGGGCCCACAACATTCTCTGGTGACACCAAGTGGCCATAGTTCCATAGCAGCTGCCCCTAAGGGCTGAATGCACTCTTTCTGACTCATCCCAGGCCCCATCATCCCTGATAATATCCCAGCTCAAGACTGGACATCAGCTGCCTTGTAACAATGCATATGTGCTGctgtaaaaagggaaaaaaacatgctGGAAGCAATATGTTCCTGGTGGTCCTGGTCGCTTGTGCTTGGCCCTGTAGGCACCTGAGTTTGTAACCTATCTTAAATACATAGGAGCATTCTTAAATACCTCTCCCAGTGAAGCCTTCTGCTACATGCCCTGCCTCTCCAGGATACGCTATGTCCCACCGTTCACTGAGTAAATCTAGAAAAGAATACTGAATTAATCATAGGAGTTAATGGAGGAACCGACGGAGATGAACTACTGCAGCCCCTTCGTTGTAACAGGGGATTAGAGTAAAACACCAACTGTTAATACTCTCATTCTGTTTTGGAgtcagtgacaaaaaaaaaaaaaaatttaaagaaaatcacgAAGGTACTTCAGGAAACCAAGATGGGGTCAGTCTGAGCTTGAGGGTACAAAATATATTGGTCCCGTTCCTTGACTGTTTAGAAACAGAGTTAAGCTCTTAGAAAGCCACAGGGTTGAGGAGGGAAATGGAGCGGCCAGCATGGCAGGTGCCGCGGGCTATCAAGCACTGCCCAGCTCCTCCCTAGGTTGGGGCTGCCTGGCCGCGTCTAAAATGTCGGTGGCACAGAATGATTTTCAGCAAGGGTAGTGGTGTCGTTGCAGAAATGGGCTTGAAGGGGGACAGAGAGTCAGACTTGGACCTTGGCAAATGCAAGACAGAAGAAGAGGGCCATCTTCCTCACACCCCTTCATTCTGCTGTGGCTGGTGCCACATTATTTGCCCTTCAGAGAGGCAGAGATCTTGACACAGCCCAGACGCTCCCCACCGCTGCTGAGGACCGTCTTGATGCGGTAGTGCCCAGAGCTAAGCCAGCCGGGCACCTCCAGCTGGGGCAGGGTGAAATCACTCTCCGGCAGTGAGTAGACGCCCTGCAGGAAAACCCAGGGGTCACAGGTCAGTGGCAGCCTCCTGATGGGACTCTCCTGCAGTTGCCTGTCGGACTGCAGCCACGAAcctgctcctcctcccactcTCCCGACAAGCACGCAAGATTAGAGATCACCATAGCCCTACAGAGCACGAAGTGTGATCGCtaaagggcaggggagggcacaCTTCAGTGCAAGTCTCCCGGTTCGAACACAGGTGGAGAAACCAAGGCTTCCGGAAGATAAGCGGTTTGGGATAGATCACACCCACTTACATCCACAGACATCTAGGTCTGCAGGAGGAGAAGGCAAGAACCCTTCTCTCCAGACCCCATGTCTTTACTCCAGCCCCAGAAATGATGCTCTCCCTCCCTGAGTACGTACTGCTTTGAAGGGACAGTGGCAGGGAAGCCCATAGGTGTGCAGGGGCTCTGGGCAGGGCTCTCCAGGGGGAATTACAGTGTCAATTATTTGGCAGAAGTCTTCATAGGTACAGCTGCCAATTTGTTCCACACATGGGACTTTGGCCCAGAAGCCAGCCACTTCTTTTTCCACAGTTAGCTCCACCTGGCGAGACAGAGTTTGAAAAACCATAAATCCCAAGGCAAACATACCAGCTCCTCTACATCTTTGAAAGGTCAGCATTTCATTTTAATCACAGAATCTCTAACTAGATGGGGTCTTGGAGATATTCGGATTCAGAAATGACAATACTGCGGCACATGTTCCATTGCTAACCTTTTCCTGTGCCTGAGGCAGATATTAATaattgctgtgattttttttttttctccctgttgaCTGAACCACCGTCTTAGGTTTCTTTAGATAGTCATTTCCACTGGTTAAAGCGAACACTCGAGTTGAAATGCATTCGTCCTTGAACTGCTAACTGGCTAATTGGCATTGCTTCCTCGATCTCCCTTCTCGGCCCAACCCTGGCTTTACAACCCTCCTCTGTGGAGAACTTCAGGCGGTACCACCAGCCGATCAGAGCTGGTGACCAACATGAAACTGATTCGCTATTCTTGGATCAAACTTTCTCTGTCAAGCCATAAAGGACAGAATTTGAAACAAGAGAAATTCATAGGGAGATCACTTTGGGATTGATGTAAGGAAGATCTTACCAACCACAGCTAGGGTGCAACAGACAGAACTACCACGAGAAGTGGCGGGCTCCCTGGACCCAGCCACGGAAGGACCCCTGAGCCCAGAGAGAAGCTAGATGAGAAGATCTGTGATGCGTTTCACACCTCCACGCCATCATGATTGAACTCCTGTTCTAGAGCTTGCGGCTGACCCAGAAGTGGCCAGACCTCCAGGTGGACATGCCAGCTGAGCCTGGCCCATGCTAAACATTCACTAAGTGAGTAGTCTCTCTGGACCATGTTCGTGCCCCACCAAATGTAtcaagggaaaacagaaaagggcTGAAGGAAGCGAGCTCATTCAAGCATCTGATTCCGTATGGGCAGGAAACTACAACTTTAGGATCCCTTTCAGCTCTGACATTGTAGCATTCTATGTTCCTCAGCCTCAAGGCTTGCTTGATTTAGGGCTTTTGTTTCTAATAGACAAACCCTGGTGGGCACTTATTCCCCCAGAGCCTGCTGGGTTTTTTAGGCTGGCTCCCCAGGCTGTCAGCTATCCAACTTCCCCAGAGGTCAGGACCCAGTCCCAGGCCTAAGGGAGACGTCAATATAGCCTGTGGACAAACTCAAACTACTTCTCTGGCTGACCTCAGGCCGCTCTGCTGACACACACATTATCCCGCATGGTCCCCTCCCGGCCTTCTTTTCTGCTCTCCTGCCAAACCTGCCCCAGCCCCTTTGCACTGAAAGAGTATTTGGAAAGCTACTCCAGCCATGTCCTAGTGTTGTGCCCTGGTGGGGAGCTACTGCTCGTTTCGCCCTTTCCCTTACCGGCAAAAGCAGGGTATTTTAGAGTGCCTAGCTTTCTCA comes from the Prionailurus bengalensis isolate Pbe53 chromosome A1, Fcat_Pben_1.1_paternal_pri, whole genome shotgun sequence genome and includes:
- the GM2A gene encoding ganglioside GM2 activator, which encodes MSPQVQAPLLILLVLLLASPVASEFLFLKQLSSFSWDNCDEGKDPAVIKSLTLEPDPIAFPGNLTVSVEARTEVPLTSPQKVELTVEKEVAGFWAKVPCVEQIGSCTYEDFCQIIDTVIPPGEPCPEPLHTYGLPCHCPFKAGVYSLPESDFTLPQLEVPGWLSSGHYRIKTVLSSGGERLGCVKISASLKGK